The proteins below come from a single Cystobacter ferrugineus genomic window:
- a CDS encoding PaaI family thioesterase, producing MTNISEHAQAHSRALLEHAYQRYCGLRLIEQRPGFCQCRLRVTEAIDNLSHTLHGGVLYSMLDVVSMLATLPLLGPDEYALTNSFNSMMMSATPLGTEVLFEAEVVRSGRNLIFTHSQAWKLVEDGKRVQVASAQLSKFRMRYDWKADAARTG from the coding sequence ATGACAAACATCAGTGAGCACGCCCAGGCACACTCGCGGGCGCTGCTGGAGCATGCGTACCAGCGCTATTGCGGCCTGCGTCTGATCGAGCAGCGTCCCGGCTTCTGCCAGTGCCGGCTGCGGGTGACGGAGGCGATCGACAATCTCAGCCATACCCTGCACGGCGGGGTGCTGTATTCCATGCTCGATGTGGTGAGCATGTTGGCCACGCTGCCGTTGCTCGGACCGGACGAGTACGCACTGACCAACAGCTTCAACAGCATGATGATGTCCGCCACGCCGCTGGGCACCGAGGTGCTGTTCGAAGCCGAGGTCGTTCGCTCCGGGCGCAACCTCATCTTCACGCACAGCCAGGCCTGGAAGCTCGTGGAGGACGGCAAGCGGGTCCAGGTCGCCTCCGCCCAGTTGAGCAAGTTCCGCATGCGCTACGACTGGAAGGCGGACGCGGCCAGGACGGGCTGA